From the genome of Canis lupus baileyi chromosome 32, mCanLup2.hap1, whole genome shotgun sequence, one region includes:
- the LOC140622565 gene encoding LOW QUALITY PROTEIN: olfactory receptor 4K2-like (The sequence of the model RefSeq protein was modified relative to this genomic sequence to represent the inferred CDS: inserted 1 base in 1 codon), with amino-acid sequence MEEFNHSRVSEFVLLGLTDSPELQXFFFVIFSVFYLITMLGNCLILLTVLSTPHLHSPMYFLLSNLSLIDICLSSFATPKMIMDFFAKHKTISFEGCISQIFFLHLFTGTEIVLLISMSFDRYIAICKPLHYSTIMNQRVCVGLVVTSWTVGFLHTTSQLAFTLYLPFCGPNVVDSFFCDLPLVIQLACIDIYVLGIFMISTSGVIALVSFLLLLTSYIIVLVTIKDRSFTGTSKAFSTCTAHFIVVLMFFGPCIFIYVWPFTNFLMDKVLSVFYTIFTPFLNPLIYTLRNQEVKIAVKKKLTNQSLNLGKTSPNYPVQ; translated from the exons ATGGAGGAGTTCAACCATTCTAGAGTGTCTGAATTTGTGTTACTTGGACTTACGGATTCTCCTGAGctcc attttttctttgtgatattttctgttttctatttgataACTATGTTGGGCAACTGTCTTATTTTGCTCACAGTTCTATCCACCCCACACCTTCACTCCCCTATGTATTTCCTCCTCAGCAACCTGTCTCTCATTGACATATGCCTGTCCTCCTTTGCCACTCCAAAGATGATCATGGACTTCTTTGCTAAACATAAGACCATCTCCTTTGAGGGCTGTATTTCTCAGATCTTCTTTTTGCACCTCTTCACTGGGACTGAGATTGTACTATTGATCTCCATGTCTTTTGACAGGTACATTGCCATATGTAAACCTCTCCATTATTCAACAATTATGAACCAAAGAGTGTGTGTTGGGCTTGTGGTAACTTCTTGGACAGTGGGCTTCCTGCATACAACAAGCCAGTTAGCTTTTACCCTCTATTTACCCTTCTGTGGTCCCAATGTTGTAGACAGTTTCTTCTGTGACCTTCCTTTGGTCATCCAGCTCGCttgtatagatatatatgttcTTGGAATCTTCATGATCTCAACCAGTGGTGTGATTGCTCTTGTAAGTTTTCTGCTTTTGCTCACCTCCTATATCATTGTGCTTGTCACTATTAAGGACCGCTCCTTTACAGGAACATCTAAGGCTTTTTCTACCTGCACTGCACATTTCATAGTTGTGTTAATGTTCTTTGGGCCTTGTATCTTTATTTATGTGTGGCCTTTCACCAACTTCCTGATGGACAAAGTTCTGTCCGTTTTCTATACCATTTTCACCCCCTTTCTGAATCCACTTATCTATACTTTGAGAAATCAGGAAGTGAAGATAGCTGTGAAGAAGAAACTAACTAATCAAAGCTTAAATCTTGGGAAAACTAGTCCAAATTACCCAGTGCAGTGA